From a single Polynucleobacter asymbioticus QLW-P1DMWA-1 genomic region:
- a CDS encoding TerC family protein has product MTDSFLPLLSDPNAWVAFFTLSALEIILGIDNIIFISVIANRLPIEIREKVRRFGLLFALFTRILLLLSLSWVMGLTHPFFTAFDHAISGRDLILLLGGFFLIWKASKEIYAEVEVGEEDEADAGAGKADSSKSMFALFMGSVLQIGLLDIIFSLDSVITAVGMVDQISIMIAAVLASVLIMLIAAKPIGDFVHHHPSIKVLALSFLTVVGVVLIAEGMGVHIPKGYVYVAMAFSLSVELLNIRAREKKKLKKKN; this is encoded by the coding sequence ATGACCGATAGTTTTTTACCACTCTTAAGCGACCCCAATGCTTGGGTTGCTTTTTTCACGCTATCCGCTTTGGAAATTATTCTTGGCATAGATAACATCATCTTTATTAGCGTTATTGCCAATCGCTTACCAATCGAGATTCGAGAAAAGGTGCGTCGCTTTGGTCTTCTATTTGCCTTATTCACTCGCATTCTATTGTTACTGAGTCTTTCGTGGGTAATGGGTCTTACTCACCCATTCTTTACGGCATTCGATCACGCTATCAGCGGTAGAGACCTCATTCTATTGTTGGGTGGATTTTTCCTTATCTGGAAAGCATCAAAAGAAATCTATGCCGAAGTAGAAGTAGGTGAAGAAGACGAAGCAGATGCTGGTGCAGGCAAAGCAGATTCGAGTAAATCAATGTTTGCCCTCTTTATGGGCTCTGTTCTACAAATCGGGTTACTCGACATCATCTTTTCACTCGATAGCGTGATTACCGCTGTAGGCATGGTCGATCAAATTAGCATCATGATTGCTGCTGTTCTGGCTTCTGTCCTCATCATGCTTATTGCTGCCAAGCCTATTGGCGACTTTGTCCATCATCACCCCTCTATTAAAGTACTAGCCCTCTCCTTCCTAACGGTCGTGGGTGTTGTACTCATAGCAGAAGGGATGGGAGTTCATATTCCTAAGGGGTATGTGTATGTGGCAATGGCTTTCTCACTCTCAGTAGAGCTCTTGAACATTCGTGCGCGTGAAAAGAAAAAGCTTAAGAAAAAGAATTAA
- a CDS encoding BaiN/RdsA family NAD(P)/FAD-dependent oxidoreductase, translating to MSKTWDAIIIGGGAAGLFCAGVAGQLGKRVLVLDHASVLGEKIRISGGGRCNFTNLHSSPANFLSLNSHFIKSALARYPSSEFIKLVNAHGINYHEKHQGQLFCDDSAMQIIEMLMTECKKGGVKIRFPVTVESIAQDASEWLIHTSDGVEKTKAVVMATGGLPVPAIGASAYSLDIAKQFGLSVVDPRPALVPLSFTAETFGNLNDLAGLSVPVRIAAGSKGHRYGACRFNEDLLLTHKGLSGPGVLQASSYWVEGEPIHIDWLGAIERPGGFNCDVLFNNDENRLKSAETILASVLPQRLAKAFAEQKNLMGRKWAEVSKKDRQALKELITNWSVKPAGTLGWKKAEVMLGGVDTKELDSQTMMARNYPGLFFIGECVDVTGHLGGHNFQWAWASGFACAQALNSFS from the coding sequence ATGAGTAAAACATGGGATGCCATCATCATTGGTGGTGGTGCAGCTGGTTTATTTTGCGCAGGGGTAGCTGGCCAGTTAGGTAAAAGAGTTCTTGTCCTAGACCACGCGTCAGTATTGGGTGAAAAGATTCGTATCAGCGGAGGGGGCCGCTGTAATTTCACTAATTTACATAGTAGCCCCGCAAACTTTCTTTCACTCAACTCGCATTTCATCAAGAGTGCTTTGGCGCGTTACCCTTCCAGTGAGTTTATAAAGCTCGTGAATGCTCATGGGATTAATTATCACGAGAAACATCAAGGGCAATTATTTTGCGATGATTCAGCAATGCAAATTATTGAAATGCTCATGACAGAATGTAAAAAGGGTGGAGTCAAGATACGCTTTCCAGTGACCGTAGAAAGTATTGCGCAAGATGCTAGCGAATGGCTTATTCATACAAGCGACGGAGTTGAAAAAACCAAAGCGGTAGTAATGGCTACCGGTGGGTTACCAGTCCCGGCGATTGGAGCCAGCGCGTACTCATTGGATATTGCAAAACAATTTGGGTTATCAGTGGTGGATCCGCGACCTGCTTTAGTGCCACTATCTTTTACAGCAGAGACCTTTGGGAATTTAAATGATTTAGCTGGCTTAAGTGTTCCTGTCAGAATTGCTGCGGGTTCAAAAGGTCACCGTTATGGGGCTTGCCGTTTTAATGAAGATCTCCTGTTGACTCATAAAGGATTATCTGGCCCCGGAGTGCTTCAGGCTAGTAGCTATTGGGTCGAGGGTGAGCCAATTCATATTGACTGGTTAGGCGCTATAGAACGACCAGGTGGATTTAACTGTGATGTACTTTTCAATAACGATGAAAATCGCCTGAAATCAGCTGAAACTATTCTTGCGTCTGTTTTGCCGCAGCGATTGGCAAAAGCATTTGCTGAGCAAAAAAATCTCATGGGTCGCAAATGGGCTGAGGTCTCAAAAAAAGATCGGCAGGCACTCAAAGAGCTGATTACTAATTGGTCTGTGAAGCCAGCGGGTACGCTTGGATGGAAAAAGGCTGAAGTGATGTTGGGTGGCGTCGACACTAAAGAGTTAGATAGTCAGACGATGATGGCTCGCAACTATCCTGGACTATTCTTTATTGGAGAATGCGTGGATGTCACTGGACACTTGGGCGGCCATAACTTTCAGTGGGCTTGGGCAAGTGGCTTTGCTTGCGCACAGGCGCTTAATTCTTTTTCTTAA